ACGAAAAAGACGAAGGAAGCGGCTGCCAGAGCGGAGGGaacggagaagacgccatGCAGAGCGTGAGCCACGCGTGGGCGCCAGAccagcggagagcgcgcagcgacgcgctcaACAAAAAAAAGGAATACACTCAAACACACGCGACATCAAGAGGGGTGTCGTCTCTCTGGCTGCGTGGGGCCTCCAGGCTTCGCGGCAGCCCCgaagtcgcggcgcggcgtctctgcggcgtctgctacCTGATCCAGCGCCCGAGCCACGCGGCGCGATTGATGTACGCCGGGATGCCTctgccgacgaggcgcctgcagagggcgtCGCTGAAGTGGTTGCAGTTCCTTTCTAGCAGGTGATAGTGTTCGCCGGCGAAATCGCGGCTCAGCGTCTCGATGGCCGCGGCGATCTGCCCGCCCGTCATCGCGCACTCGCCCATGTTCAACGAGTAGACAAactccgcgtcctccagctcctcgtctgcgcccgctgcgccgccaaagacagacagccgcgcagaTCCCGCCCGCGAAGGATCGAACTCCGCGGCCaccacgccggcgccgtggGCGAAAGAGTACTCCCTCGCGCCGATCTGGACACCTGAGAAAACACGAAAGTGAGGGGAATGAGAGACACGCGGAcgtggagcgcggcgacaaGGGGCACCCAGCGGCATCTGCCGGAAGCGAGGCGGGCAACCCGCAAGAGAAGAACGAATCGTGGAAGCCCATCGCTCTCCTGGCGCGAGAAAAGGACGAGACGCCAGCCCGGCACATTCGTAGATTCGCGTCAAATCGAGACGACAAACCCTAATACGAAGACACGACACCTTCAACTCTGTGTGAGAACCCCGGGAAACAGAAAAGTAGCGATGTAGGCGCAAGGGAACTCCAAATGCGGACACTCGAAACACTAAGGGACGCGTCGCTGAAGGGAAAAGAGAGCGGGGGAGCACCAGACTCAAGGAATGCCAAACAAtagacgaagaggaaaagcaACGGCCCACGACTATTCAGGCAAGAGCAAAGAAGAGGCCAAAAGGCTGTTCAGGAACATAAGAACGTGGCAAAGGCCgtgcgagcgacggcggccgcagaggaggcggcggaagcaaAGAAGAAAGCCACAAGACGAGGCGTTTCAGGGAGGTGACCAGATGTTCGGGACGGCAACACCCTGAAGAGTATGCGACGTGCCGAATggggacgcagagaggaggaagttgagaggccggcgccacgaGGTGCTCGCGCCGAGGGGCCTGAATCCTCCTCAGAAGCGCGTTCAAATGCGAGTCAGAAGAGTCTCTACTGGACGCGCAGGAAACGTCAAGTagaggcgacgctgcagtACCCGCACCTGTGTGGTAGACCGCACAGCATCCGcagagcgccggcggggcgaATTTGCCGCCGATGCGATAGACGTTCAGCCTGATGGACGGCATCTTTGTgtgcagcgagcgaggaTGCGTCTggctctccttctctgcggttCCAGCTGCGACTTGGGCCAAATGGATGTTTCTCTTCTAAGCGTTCTCTCCGACTCTCCGCTGTCCACCTTTGCTTGACTGCTGTCGTCGGCACAGAGactgccgcccgcgaggcccgcTAGCAGACGCCCGCAGAGACGAGTTGGAGCAACAGAGGAGAGACCGGAGGCGCAAATGGGGCACAGAGTGCTCaagaaaaagacgagagGCAGACAACTGAAACGAGCTCGCGAAGACCGACGGGGCTTTCTCAACGTTGACCGCGGCACGCCGCGCAACGTCGCAATCGAAGCTCGCTGTCCTCGAGTCAGTAGGTTCCAGAAACACCGCGTCGAATAAACGGCGGGGAGAATCACCAAACCGAACACAGGCAACCCTAGTAAGGACTGAATATGGGGTGGAAAATGCACAGATTCATTCACTTGCGATGAAGTCACAGAACGCGGGAGCTTTTTGCGCGGCCATGTTGAGTCGCTGACGCTAGGTCCGCGACTCATGTACAAGTGTGAGTAACAAGAGCCACGTGAAACGGCGAAAATCCGCGCTCAACCGCATCGAAACAGCCTTAGACAGAAACAGCAGGTCGATTACATGACATGGTCAAATCTTGAAAGACAAGTATCTATCGGCTTGAATCAAGAAACATGGTAACTCCTAGAATCACCGCGAAAAGACTCGGCGGTGTGTCACTTGTCGTTCGATTGCATGCGCCGCGAACCCGGGCCGTCGGCGCTCTCCAAACTGCTCGACGGAATTTTCGTTTCCGCACATCTGTCAGGCCAGCAAAATAACTTGCCATGAGGACTCGCATAGAGAATTATTTGTTTCCGTTGCCCTTCTGTGATGCCCTAGTTCATCGGCTCGGGACTCCACACCCGGGCGGTATAGCAAAGCCACATACTTCGCAGCTTGGCACCGGAAGAGCATCATTATGTTGCTAGTTAGCGTGGTTGTATGCGCATTGTTACTCAGTCTTTAAATTAAGGTAAGAGATAGATCTGCAACTGTCAAAATGTTCAGTCTAAATCCATCTATAAGCGTAGGCTTATTGATAGCGTTCAAGGACATGGTACGTGATCCAGAAGAGCAGTCCGCGAGTGTGTTGCCACTCAAGTCGCGGAATCACATCGGAATTTGCGTCAGTGGCTTGTTTTATTCCAAGAAGAGGCGCTTTAAGGGGATGTCCTCTCGATGCTTTGTAAGAGTGGCTCCCGTAGCTCCAAGCATTTAGTTCACGAATCCGCTGGCGTTCGCCGGTGGCTCGCACCAGCAGGACAAGCTCTCGTTGGTTGCAGTGTGTCTAACGAGCTGCCCGTCCGCCTCAGGCCATTCTTGATCACCGTGGCTGGACGTGTTTTGCGCTACCAAAACCTATTACTCGTTAGCATACCTAACTGTAGACAAGAACTCATGCTCATGCCGCTAAAGTGGATCCGTTTCCGTCATCGTTGAGTCTCGGTGGTCAGGTCGTGGAAGGCACTCTTTCCTTGACAGTATGTCACTCCTGCCAAGCAGCTACTGTTCACAATTTGGAAGTCCTGGCAGCATCTGCGGCGAAATCAATATATGCTTTGTTCGCGAAAAGCCTCTAGCATTCGTTCCAGTTGCGGTGCTCATACTCTGCCTCTAAGTGTTAGATCGGAAAGTGCTGAAGCGGTTCATACGGTCTCATGGAGGTCCGTTGCTGCGGTCATTTCAATTAGTTGATGTACTCTGTCCGTTGCCCTACGTACCCCACCTCCCCCGTCAGAAGCGATCATGCAGCAGAGGTGCTCTGCGAAGGTACTCTAGCGTGGGAGTGCGGGTAAGTGTTTTCAGTACAGCTGACGGTGAATGAAATAAAATGCACCACGTAACGGTGCAGGACTTCTCGCCACCTGAGCGATGTATATACGTAGATCGGTCAACAAGCACTGGTATGCAAGCCCCCCCGATGCAGGCGGCCTGCGTCCACCAGGCACTAACGCAAGCAGCAACCTGTTTTACCACAACCTGATACATTGTCAAAGCGGAATAAACGAACCTGCCGTAAGCGCATTTTGTAGGTGTATGCTATCATTCGAAATAGTCTGTGTTGCGCAGGACCACTACTCGCGGCCAACAGCCGGATCGTCCCGCTGGCCGTAGTATAGCATTTGAAGGGGCCCGCTGGTCTGTTCAGTGCGGAACATATTTTGCTCCGCGATGGTTGCGACTTCCTACGTGACGGATACTCGCAAGCGAGTCTCTCTGTCATCAGTACGATCGACTTGTGGACACACGCCCGCCGTCAACTTCTTCGCATCTCACATAGCGGTTCTCCGTGCTCGCTTTTTGGGCTTTTCTTGCACCTCTACAAAGGAAGGCTCTGCGACGTACATGGACGGTTTCTGTTCAACAAATAGGGGAGCCGCTTCGTAGACAACAGTAGGCGTAGTCCTTTTGTTTTTGTTGCCCCCTTTCCTCTTTCCTCCTCGGGTGACAAGCACGGGTTCATCTACCTGCAAGTGCGTCTTCTGAGCTGGCGCAACGCCAACGGAAGTGAATGGAGAAGCCGGAAAACCTGACGGTACGTGTGTCACATGTTCCACGGCCGTCTGGTACGGATGAAGGAGGGGCCTCTGAATGGCGTGCATCGCTGTGGCCATTGGTGGCAATACATTTGTCTGGATAGGCTCGACGGACGAGATTATTCCGAGGGGCTCGTCCACGGCCACGGCTGCAGGGAGACTGTGCTCATTATTGTGGATGTGCTCATGCGATCCTGTAATCACTGTACTCTGGGGCGCGCCAGTGTCTGTGAAGGGCAGCGACGGCTCGTTGCCCGCGAGGGATGAGCCTTCGTGGTGATACATCATGCCGCTGGAGGAGTTCGAAGCTGGGAGCACGACAACCTGGGATGCAGAATCGCCATGCAAATGATGAACCGGACGCTCCGGATCATGGAAAGTGTTCTCCACCTGGAACTGACTGTTCACGTCATTCAAAATGGGCGGGTCTTGATGGAGTGCTACAGATTCTTCTGTCGGGCCACTGACGGGCTCTGGTGCGAGTCGAGTACCTGCGGTCGAAGCGGGGAACTCCAAAACGTCGTTTCCTGCATGCTCGTTGATTGGGTTTCCGGGGCTCACCTCCAATACTGACGGATCAATTTGAATTTCAGGGACGTGTACTGCCGTAGAGAGGGAATCCACCGGGCGGCCCTGCGTATACGGTTGCTCGGGTACATGAATGCTGGAGTGTGGAAGAGATAAGAGACCCTGCTGACCCTCAAGTGTTATTTCATCGTGTAAAGCAGAAATGTAGCTCTCTGATGTCTGTTCTTTGCTGTCGGAAACAGATAATTCTTGTGAGTCCTCCGACAAACGACCTCCCATCTCCGACGCGAATGCCTCTGAATCCGCACCTGCTGAAGGCATATACTCAGTCTTCTTACTTCCATAAGGATCTTCTGTCTCAAGtgcctcctccacgccgtcTCGTGCCAGTAATCCATTTGACTCTGCAACAGGAGAGATAATCCCCTCTGGCGAAGTAGAAGCCGGGCTCTCCGCCCCCGCTTCTCTGTCTGTGGCACGCGTTGAAGGTTCGTCCCCATACGCCGCTGGAATGTCCGTTACTGCACGCGTTTCGTTGGAGCTACCATATCCCTTGGCGAGCACTCCATCTGCCCCCTCAGTTTCACTGAAAGTCTCTTGTATGCTGGCATCTTCGGATTGACCGACTTTGCTCGCCTCGGTTTCTCTTTCTTTGTCTGTTTGAGTATCCGCAATTTCTTGTTCCGGCTGCGTGTCGAGGACACCACCGCTGACGGGGTAATCACGATCAGGCTTCGTCTGAGAAGACTCGTTGTCCTTTTCGCCAGCCTCGCTCCCATCTCTCGGTTCATTATCTGAGGAGTCTTCTTCCCCAGGTTTCGTCTTTTCTTCCGTGGTTGTCTGTTCCGCGGAGATTTCTACCGCGCTGCCACTCTCATTAGTCTCCGGGGGGGGCGACACGTTTTCGTTTGGAGCGGCATCTTCCTGGGACGGCTCGGCACGTCCTGCGACTTCGAGGAGACCAGCACCTGTGCTTGATTGGtgctctgcctcctctgccacCTCTGGAGCAGTGCCCGGTGCGTTCGAGCTGCTCGCGCTTTGCTCTTGAGCGCTTTCCAACAGGGCAGTGATACCGGTGATCTCCCGGTCGGCAGTCTGTGAAACGTGTCCATCGGTTACCCCTTCTTTTTGAGAGGTGGTGCTACCAGAACGGGCGTCTGTTTTCTGTGGATCTGGCACATTAGTCTCGCTCGGCATAACACCTGACGCGTCTCCATAGAAGCCGAAGTCCATAGCCGTGTATGGCTCTGGCGGTGCCAAGCTCATCGGAGAATCGGCAGTTTCACCTCCTGCGTGCCATGCATCGAATGCGGCGGACCCGAACGGCGCGTGATGCATGTCCACGTTCGCAGAGGAGCCAGAAGAATACTCCATAGGAAGGACGCTTCCCATACCATAGGCCCCTACTGCGATCTCGGGGCTGGAGTGCAGCAGTTGTAGCGCTGTCAGCATCGTACCGTTCTCTACTACCGTGTCTTCTCCCAAATAGTCCCCTTCGGGCAAGACGCCCGAGAAGCCGATCGGATTTGGAATAGGGGAGAGTGTAAtagcctgctgctgccgggCGGGGGCATTCTCGACGGATGCAGACTTGAGAACAAGTGCCGGAGCTCCATCTGCATTCTTTTCGGTCGCACCCCGGAGTCTCGCCGTCACTTTCGCAGCCTGTAGGAAGCGAGGACAGCACATCGATGCAGTAATGTCGTAGTATGTGACGTCAGGGGCGAGTGGCGTGTAACTGAGGTTAAATTGCCAACAAAAGAAACGCAACGCAGCGGGAGAACTGAAATTTGCCAGTATCACTGCATGAGTCTGAGGGAGCCTCCCGCCAAGATCGCCAACCACGAACCTTGCTGGGCACGGCAACGCACCGGAGTTACCGACAACTAGCACTGGTGGGAGGCGACTGATCGGTCGACTGCTACTAGCTACAAAATGCGATTATTTAACCAGCTGATACATTGCTGCTTGCTCCGAACACGCCTAGATCCACGTCTGAGGCAATGGGCGAATGTGTTGCTCATGGATACTACGGGTAACATCCGTAGTACATGATCGACACGCGTTAACGAACGCTCGTTTGGGGTTTGCGTACATGACAATGGACCGGCGAAGTCGAAACCACGCCAtggccgacggcgacgaagcccagcgcctgcagaaacACGTGTAGGCGCATGTTACTTTACAGTGTACCGAAGAACGAAAGGAACCGTGTGAAAAAAGGAACGCATCAGACTAGTAGATGCGTTCAAAAAGCAGGATATGACGGCCTGTATACGTGCGATACCCGTATTTGCACGCAGCAGTGGACATTCAAAAGACACTGTGAGTCTTTAAGACGCTCAAAAGCGGGGCATGTCCAACGGCAAGGGCTTCCCACTCTGCTAGAAGCACAGGCCCAGGAGCGGCTGTCAGCCACAGCCGTGGCGGCAGACGTCAGGCAAGCGTCTATCTTTGCCAACGTCAACCGATGCAACGGAGTCGATGCCGATCGGCTGAGCGCCCTCACGATTCGATGGACGAtgttcgctgctgctgctgcattATGGCGTGGCCACGTCATGCGCCGAACGTGATTCCGAAAGAAGGGCTTCAGACTCTCAGTATGCGAAGGATCCAGAGTTAAAGCAATAAGAAAAATCTTTCTTGTTTTATGTGTCTCGAAAAGCTTTCCGACCCGAGCATGCCCTCCACAAGAGGTTGTGCCAATGCGCACAATTAGCAAGCCCAATGACTTTCCCCACTGTGGAGTAGTGCATTGAGCCGAAAGTGGAACAATTCGTACATGGGATCACGACAGGCTTCTAAGTATAGACGCAGCATTTCTTTAAGGACGAATCCCCGCCGTAAACTCCGCACTCCGCAGGAACtacatagaaggtaaagctggattacgttcaaacttcgcactggatacgtttcaatgttaacttactaaataccatgggagcgaagataatctaatatgtaactccgttcatggaaatcaaaagagctttcactgattgtatttaggaaacgtgattagttcacctagccaatacgatccggttgtttgggaaaaacatccctatttaagggattgatatgtgctacaataacacagtcggtacgaagtcgaaacaaggtagttgatggtgaaccagtggctgaacaaacctttttattgattatactgactttagtcccgataaactacagttctgattaaactgaggagtcaagtaggtacaaaccgtacaaggattaattatgtccatctgtgcatctaagttgaggTGCACAGATGGCAAGTTTTACTTTCGTAACTTGCACAGTGCGCCGAAGAAAAAGTTTCTCCGTTGTTCTGATGTTGAAGATATGAGAAGGGAGTTATGCGTCCTCACGCAACAAGCGTGTGGAAAACGCAGTCACAAGTGAGGGGGGTTTGATCAGGGAATTAATGACACAACACCAGATATATGCGAATTGAGTGCTCTGTTCAGAAGAGGGAATTTCACTAAGTGAGTTTTGGAACCGCTCACCGATGCTGCAAAAGAACCGGAGAAGAACTTTGTTTCTGTGTAGACCTACCAGGGCTTGCCTCCTCATCGCACACTTCGAGCAGTGTCGGCGGCGCATGATTGCATCAGATCTCGTCAAGGGCCTGTGAAGGCACTTGTACTAATCATCGACACGGATACCTACGCAGACGCTCTCTTATGCCGCCGTCCACGTCGTTCCGCAGACCCAAGTTATACTAAATTCCCAGTTCATGGTAACTAATAGGTTTCAAAGGCCTCACAAGAACTCCTCAGTACTTTGTGGCTACACCGGTGTGGCGCTAGCAGCTGTTGTGTGTTCATCGCTACGTGATGGCAATAGTGATCATCCATCCGACACAGTAAAATTTTCCGTCTGTGCGGATGGGGCATGAACGTCTCTATAATCGCGTTGCTGTGCGCTTTTCATTACATGAGATACTGAATATGTTTGGCGCGAAACCCAACTCTGGCCGCTGGTGGGACCTCTTCTCGGGTACGCGGTCCTGGTCCAGTCTGCACAGAAAAACCTGCGGACAAAGCAACGTTGCGCGAGTCGTTGCTTTTGCCCTGGCAAGCCTTGCATTCTGGTCTGCTTTGTTTTGGCAGTGCGCACATGGGAGTGACGCAGGGCTACCCAGCATTGGAGTCGCTGAGACACCGGACAAAAAAGACGCAGTCCATGTTTCGGGGGATCAGACAATAGGCCCCGGAGAGCTCGAGGATGCTGCCCAGTCCTTCTCAGCAGCACAAAAAAGGGTTTTGCAGTGGGAAGAGGCGCAACCTGTcacagcagaagaagagaaggctcTTTCACTTCTTTGGGGCCGGCCCGTGGAGGCTGCCCCTGCCGCGGTATCACGCGACCCCGGATCCTCGTCAAGGTTGGAATCTCCTCCATCTCTGCCTCTCACACAGCGCAGGTTGCCTCCCCCCGTCAATGGAAACGATGTTGCCGCACCAGATGAAAATGACAATGGGAGAAGCACCGCATCTACTCAGCCGAAGTATCGTGTCGTAGGAGGAACCTCTGTCGGCGATTATGAGATCGCTCAAGACTTCAAGCCAAACGTGGCAGATGAGCCAGTTTTGGAAGTCGGGAACTCTGGACAAGAAACAAAGCCTACCGCGACGACGACTACCACTGCGCCACCTGTTCAATTCAAGCAGTGTACAGATGCTGCGACGAGAGGGTACTCGATGCCGTTTTCCTGTTGCACAGTCAGAAATGGTGATTTTTTCGATCCGCGTATCTGGCACTGCGGCCGAATTCCGACCAGCCTGGACGCGGTCTTCATTCGGCACTTTGTTCGGCTACCTGCTAGCAAGATGAACAAACTTCACTTACGGGCTCTATGGATAATCAAAAGCATGGAACCGGAGCTGAAGTCAACTAGCGGCGTTCTTCGCACCGGCGAATTCCCTCTGGGCAGGTGTGTCTCGAATGACAGTGAACTTAGCATACCATCCACTACAGAACTGCGTAGCATGAGAGAAACATTCCGAGCCATGGTCCAGTCGAATTCCTCACATGCTTCCCTCTCCGACATCTGCGGTAGCATGCGGCAGAAGCCCTTCGAGGATGAATCCGATTTTGCTGCAAGAGCACCTGTCCTCGTCGTAATAACGGAGCCAGGGGCCAATATCTCGCGGGCATCCGCTGAGGCTATTGCTCGCACAGGCCTCATCGGCACTGGCAATGAGCTCCTTAGTGTAGACGACGAAACGCCGGAATCTAGCGCGGGCAGCAGCATTTTCAAGAACCAGGAAACCCCACTGTTCCGGAACGCCCCAGCCGCAGACAAGGATGCAACGCCCTCGGCAGCCCGAAGTTCCCCCTCATCTGCaaacagaggagacacaccCTCGCAAACAGCGCGTCAGACAATACCTGATACGGCACCTTCGACGCCTGATTCCTCGAACTCTTCACCGTCACCGCTCGTTCCTTTCGGATtcgggcgggcgccgcagccacccACCGAAATGGCGCTTTCGAGGTTGCCAGCCCACGCCATGCAACCAGCGTTCGCGGGCAGGCCCCGGGTCTTAGGACTAATTCGCAGCGAATCAAGCCAGTCGCGTCGCTCCCTGGCTCCCCTTAACCTCAAGGGCCCTTCAACCCTGCGAGTAGAACATGGTGCCGCATTGCTTTTTCTGTCGGGGTAAGCACGGCAGAACTACCAGCAGGGCTTTTTTCGGGAGGGACGTCATGTCTTGTTAGAAGTGTGACTTATACCGACGGACTGCTCGAATGAGTGTTGAGTGGCTCAACAATCAAGCGTGCAACGCAACACAGTAGCCTGACACTGCTCGGCCTATCCCCTTCTCATGTGACCgttgtgtgcgtgtgtgtgtgtacgGGTGTGCGGCTTCCCAGTGCATCTCTAGTCACCAATGCGCACATCCGCAACGATG
This portion of the Besnoitia besnoiti strain Bb-Ger1 chromosome VII, whole genome shotgun sequence genome encodes:
- a CDS encoding EREBP-4 family protein (encoded by transcript BESB_078650) — encoded protein: MPSIRLNVYRIGGKFAPPALCGCCAVYHTGVQIGAREYSFAHGAGVVAAEFDPSRAGSARLSVFGGAAGADEELEDAEFVYSLNMGECAMTGGQIAAAIETLSRDFAGEHYHLLERNCNHFSDALCRRLVGRGIPAYINRAAWLGRWISCLFPRGVFVGPLPETVSEASPCTGLFEGAGQRLGADPRYACAPPLLDAPRSPNEAQTLSGVLRGFSQQWADAGPVYSVNQYSSTTTVIAADEASALELSRALLADAAKARIERQKGR
- a CDS encoding hypothetical protein (encoded by transcript BESB_078660) — protein: MTWPRHNAAAAANIVHRIALGFVAVGHGVVSTSPVHCHAAKVTARLRGATEKNADGAPALVLKSASVENAPARQQQAITLSPIPNPIGFSGVLPEGDYLGEDTVVENGTMLTALQLLHSSPEIAVGAYGMGSVLPMEYSSGSSANVDMHHAPFGSAAFDAWHAGGETADSPMSLAPPEPYTAMDFGFYGDASGVMPSETNVPDPQKTDARSGSTTSQKEGVTDGHVSQTADREITGITALLESAQEQSASSSNAPGTAPEVAEEAEHQSSTGAGLLEVAGRAEPSQEDAAPNENVSPPPETNESGSAVEISAEQTTTEEKTKPGEEDSSDNEPRDGSEAGEKDNESSQTKPDRDYPVSGGVLDTQPEQEIADTQTDKERETEASKVGQSEDASIQETFSETEGADGVLAKGYGSSNETRAVTDIPAAYGDEPSTRATDREAGAESPASTSPEGIISPVAESNGLLARDGVEEALETEDPYGSKKTEYMPSAGADSEAFASEMGGRLSEDSQELSVSDSKEQTSESYISALHDEITLEGQQGLLSLPHSSIHVPEQPYTQGRPVDSLSTAVHVPEIQIDPSVLEVSPGNPINEHAGNDVLEFPASTAGTRLAPEPVSGPTEESVALHQDPPILNDVNSQFQVENTFHDPERPVHHLHGDSASQVVVLPASNSSSGMMYHHEGSSLAGNEPSLPFTDTGAPQSTVITGSHEHIHNNEHSLPAAVAVDEPLGIISSVEPIQTNVLPPMATAMHAIQRPLLHPYQTAVEHVTHVPSGFPASPFTSVGVAPAQKTHLQEVATIAEQNMFRTEQTSGPLQMLYYGQRDDPAVGRE